The DNA window TTTTACACAGAGTGAATGTTGTAGCTTGGTCCTAATGTCACATCACAACTTTCAGCACAGCATCATGTCCAAGAGCAGTTGAGGCTTGAATTATGCatattttgttcaaaatgtCCTGTTCTTGGCACATTCGTGtgtatgttttttaaagaatctgTGGATGTCTCTAGTGAGGGAGTTCTGCTTCTACCTAAGTGGCATCGGGAGGCCCTGGCTGTAGTAAcagcacacagaagaaaaggttttgaCCGTTGTCCATCGAGGATCTCAGAATTTCACGTTTTATTAGCACATGTGAGTTAGTTCTTCTGTCTCACTGTATAGTATTTGGTACCTACAGCTTCCACTGAAGGTCTTTCAGTAGAGTATCTACATGACAGACACGTTCTCAGAGATTTTGTATGGCACACTTTCTCTAAGTgtaatatacatatacattctatTTAAActtctcttaattttcttcttcttccaggTATTATGACAACTTTACCCAGTGCACAGAACGTGAAGCCAACAATGCAAGTTGCTTTTGGCCAAACCCCCTTGCAGAAGGCTTTATCACTGGGATTCATAAACAATTCTTTTCAAACTGTACTTCAGAAAAGGTTCACTGGGAAGATCCACCGGATGAAATTCTCATAACTCTGATCTTGATCCCAGTCATGCTGACATGTGCCATGATAACGCTGGTAGTATGGTGCAGCAAGAGAAGTGATATCCTGGTATAAGTTCTTCCTCTgggctttctttttccccatttacTTCTCCCAAATACActaagaaaggaggaaaaagagagacaCTCGAAGATTTCATATCTGCTAAATTGGAACCTGTGAGATACTGAGTCAGAGACGATGGTCCTGTGAACAAAGaactgcctgctgctgctgaaattcACTGCTTCTAGCTTGGCCATGGGTGTTGCTGGTGCAGAATTCTACTTCCATTGGGCCTCATCATCATGGAATTCACAAGCAGCTCCCAGAAACAGAAAGAGTCCCCAGGCAAATAGACTCCTTATCTGCGAAAAGGGTAATTTCCTATGGGTAAAGCTGTCTGGTAAACTAATTTTTGCAAAACTGTAAGTAATTGTATGTACTCACAGTGTAATATTGACTGCGGAGGAGATGATATCTCTTGAGGTTTTGTGCAGAACACTTGAGATTTTCGTCTATGAACCCTGTGGCTTGGATAGATCATTGGCAAAGGAACTGAACGTGGATGTAACCAAGTGGTAGCTTTTCCTGAAAGCTGGTCAAAATCACCCTTATCAAGAACTAGAAGTATTGTCCTGgcaaagaaacaatttttgtgTCCAGTGACCATCTACACAGGAAAATTATCATGCCACAGTATAAAATAGTTTATAAAATTCCTTTAAACATGGCTACTTGGAATTGTATGTCTTACAAACAAACTCTGGGAAGATAAACAGGTCTTGTTTTACAGAGCTGAAAAATGTGAGAGCAAATTGGTTTATTATAAATATACtaagaaataatgaagaaacTTTCATATACCAgactctttatttttcctcttttataattattattcttGATGACTTGTGTTCACTGTATACTCCCCACTCTCACTTCAATTTGTGCAAGTGATATCCTACAAATATGTATAAAGGTGTCATGTTGATTGAGGTGCCTTTCAGCGTATTgtacataaatatttctatgtCCTGTGTAGAGTGTGGGAACTAAAAGTATGAACATCAAAGCTTGGAACAGACataggaggaaagaaaaaattcaactCAGAAATCTTTTTCTATAAAGTTATTCCTATGTAACAGTTTAAATAAAGATCATAtgctcaaaaataaaacaacttctgtgtttgtgttgcaAACCTTTCTCTTCTGCCCCTTCTGTCCCTTCACAAAATGCGATTCACTTGAATGCTATTTTAAGTGTACAGTATCTGTTACAAGTGACTCTACATTTTTCTACACCTTATGCACACAAATCAatgccagagtaggtaagaattttaaAGCatggaaaggagtattaggcaagcatggcattggaaactgcaacgataatggtcgacttctgctagaattctgtgcggagcaacagctcaccatcactaatactatctttcagcagaaaaatagtctgaagacaacctggatgcaccccagatctaagcattggcacctcactgattatgtcttggtgcgacggagagatgtctGTGATGTCCACCATACTCacgtgatgcccagtgcagaatgccaaacagaccattggcttgtgcgctgtaaactcaacttcaatctcgtattcaaacctaaaaggggcagtatcccaaggagaaggctccaagttaacaatctccaatctGCCACggtgagagacagattccaggcaaaccttcaaactaggctcaaaaaccattccacagattctacagattcctctcctgaaacaatttggcaccataataaaaat is part of the Chiroxiphia lanceolata isolate bChiLan1 chromosome 1, bChiLan1.pri, whole genome shotgun sequence genome and encodes:
- the RAMP3 gene encoding receptor activity-modifying protein 3 isoform X1; translation: MEAQGSRRRQLPVLLLWVNGLMTLGFAGARQWTDLCNESLMLEKLPACGKSFEEMMKKVDSKKWCNLTEFIMYYDNFTQCTEREANNASCFWPNPLAEGFITGIHKQFFSNCTSEKVHWEDPPDEILITLILIPVMLTCAMITLVVWCSKRSDILV
- the RAMP3 gene encoding receptor activity-modifying protein 3 isoform X2, producing MTLGFAGARQWTDLCNESLMLEKLPACGKSFEEMMKKVDSKKWCNLTEFIMYYDNFTQCTEREANNASCFWPNPLAEGFITGIHKQFFSNCTSEKVHWEDPPDEILITLILIPVMLTCAMITLVVWCSKRSDILV